In Candidatus Rokuibacteriota bacterium, the genomic window AAGCGCATCCCGCACGCGACGACCATGTCGCCCTCCGCCGCGAGATTCTTCGAGCGCGCGCGAGAGAGTAGGCGGCCCTTGTCGGCGCAGTCCAGATCGAGCCCGGCGAGCCCTTCGCCGCGGCCGTCGGTGACCGGAACGAAGCGCAGTCTCGCGTCATCGAGAGCGATAACGGGCCGCGAGCGCTCGTCGCGGGACAGCGGAAGCTCCATCACCTCGCTCCACCTGCGGGCGAGCCGCTCGGGATCGTCGCTCTGTAGCTCGGCACCGCTCATTGAACGAACAGACGCGGCCAGGAACGCGGACGTGCTCCGCGACGCGGCCGGGTGCCAGGGGCCGTCGACCGGCTCACCGCCCTCCTGCCGGCTGAAGGAGAGCATCGCGGCGCCGACGTCTCGCGGGTGCAGCTGAAGCTCCTGGTAATCGGGATAGCGGATCTCGTTGGCCACGCGGACACCGAGCGTGTCGCACCACCGACGCCGCGGCGCCAGGTCCGCGCACTGAGTGATGACCATGTAGCCGCCGTCGCCGCCGCGCCGCTCGAGGTAGCGCCCCGCTGTCGTGCCGTCCCGCACGGGCGCCACCACCTCGAGGAAGCCGTTGCCGGTGGGGAAGAGCGCGTTCTCCAACCCGTACTTCCCCACGCCCGGGTCGCGGTGACACGCCTCCAGACCGAATACGTCTCGAAAGACCTCGACGACGGGCGCGAGCTGACGGGCCACGAGGCAGATCTGCCGCATCCGGAGGTTCATGGGGGCGCTAGTAGCGGTTGGCGATCGGCAGCTCGTCGGCGGGGAAGAGCGTGATGATCTGGGCGCCCTTGGGCGTCACGATCACTTCCTCCTCGATGCGCGCAGCCGAGACGCCGTCCGAAGCCGGGCAGT contains:
- a CDS encoding VOC family protein, which encodes MNLRMRQICLVARQLAPVVEVFRDVFGLEACHRDPGVGKYGLENALFPTGNGFLEVVAPVRDGTTAGRYLERRGGDGGYMVITQCADLAPRRRWCDTLGVRVANEIRYPDYQELQLHPRDVGAAMLSFSRQEGGEPVDGPWHPAASRSTSAFLAASVRSMSGAELQSDDPERLARRWSEVMELPLSRDERSRPVIALDDARLRFVPVTDGRGEGLAGLDLDCADKGRLLSRARSKNLAAEGDMVVACGMRFYVV